In Ischnura elegans chromosome 3, ioIscEleg1.1, whole genome shotgun sequence, the sequence attatgtactgtggaaatatagaaaaggaaacacgtggagaaaaatttttaaagtgaaaacttCTTGTTGCACATTAGGCATTATTTTTCAGATAGGTAAAGACTCTGAACTCGCGTGACCGTCACCTTAAAATTGTCGCCGCCACcctgttaacgaaggagagggaaatagggagagaaagttttgaatttgctcgttcctcatgcatgaatatatattctgaagcagaaaggatcGCTACGTTTAGCATTGacaatagttagtcgattttgttcatagcaatacatacatagttataaaaaatattttcttgaatttcagctagtaacttggcttttccgaATTCATATTCCTGATCCAGTTAGTAGCATAGGCTTCGTGTACATTTATTAACATCAATCAacgtccaaaatttttaaaataaaaagttttcacttgcAAAAACTGCCTTATTTTTTAGATGTTGATAATAAAGGTAAATcgaatgatttattattatttacgaaCATTTCCTGTTATTTAAGATTGCTTTCTGGGCTTACTGAGAGCTTTCGGCGCGGCCCCACGATTTTTTTTGTGATGACAACATGAGTGCAGGTACTCATATTCCTACAGCTCCATGTAAGACCTAGAAATATGAGTCTTGGAAAAAGGAATACAGGGCttccatgaatgcagctagcacaaAATCGCATCCGTTTTACAAacgggattctaatggaaataataaggcTGGTGTATCCTAACAGTGCAGacattctggtgattttgcgtcagattttattttttatcacggaTGGACAATCAGGAGTCCGCTGTATATGAAAATGGGATGCATTTCAACTAATATTAAAATTGCCCTCTTAATTCTAGCAATAAATGAGTATTCAATGCAGATAAATGAGTCATATTATGATGATTAACTATTTACAATGGGTGAAATATTCTGTTGAGATAAACTTACAGAATTACTGGGGGATAAATTTGTACCAAATGAAGTATTTCAACAGAGAATCAAGCAGAAAAAGATGATAATCAAGAATGACAAGGAAAACTAGGCCAATTAGAAAGAAAACTTAACGAAATTCTCTGTATTTCTTGACTACCTGATTGAGATTCCCCAGTGTGTCAATGATGGGCGTAATACTTTTATTGTACCTATGAATCACATAATTACGTTGATgttttgaaacaaattttttcagTTTACAACAGATTggaggtaaattttgaaaaatgaagttaaccatgtgaaaataaaaaactgaaagatAGAGTAAATACTTCCTAAACCTTAGCAAGGTATGACTTGCTACAAGATTGGTAAGCGACCAAGTCGGAATTCCACAAGGAGTACAGCCAGGTGGAAATAAAGATTAAGCATAAGCTACCCTGAAGAATGAGACTCAAAATATCCAAGCACTAGGGACTATGGTTATTCATTTTTGCTTTTCAACAAATCCCAACCcagaaatatttgtttcaaatgGGTCGATTGAATACTCAAGGTTGGAACCCAGACTGATGGCAATAAAATTAAGGTACTGAAATTAAAAGCAGGAAAACCTGTTTCAGCCCCATTCACTCATTGAAAGTTAAGTTTTGCATAGAAAATAACAATTACATAGTTGATTTTCAATGTAGAAATCTTAATTACAAAAACTTCCATAACACAAGTTTTCTAGAATTTTATGaacttaatttaatttcaagggTACATACCTGAAAGAGAAGGATAGGTAACTTCAAATAAAAGATTCAATTGTCTCTTCATATTTATTTAGGCATGGTTTCTACAGTTGTTTCTGCATGAATGAGTTTCAAGGTATTAAGAGCTGTGATCTCTAGCTCTGTGATGGCTACACAAATGATGTCACAGTGCAACCGTTTTCATTAACTCTTAAGTAACATGCTCATGGAATGTGACCGATTCCCATCTTAATCCAGTGATAACCCCTGAAAGAATACTCAAAAACAAATTAAAGGTCCCAACTTACCAGCACGACATAGTTAATATTATATACTCAAAACCAGTAATTAAATTCCTCTAGTTGAATCAAAGAATTTCATTCttccataaaaataatcaagCAAAAATGTACCATCAACAATTAGGCACTGCAATCTTAACCTCAGTATTTGGAGCTTAAAACAGAAATAAGGCAGTCGTAATGAACTTCAGCATTAAAGCCCAATGAACACAAGTTAAAATGCTCTTCCAGTTGATATGTAAAAAGCATCCATGaaatattgaattcaattttttcattttgtccaaacttttaaataagaattcattttcatgaaaattaccaAACCAATTATAACAGTATGAACAATGAATAAGTGGCCTTAATAACATTACTCAGAAAAACTACACATGAGCCAATCATTGCTTAATACATTCCTCACCAATTTCCTTCAGATTTTATGAAACATGTATTTCTATGTCATGAGCAAATTTCACAAACAGTCATGTTCACAAAGAAATGTTATCTACAACCAGGTAACAGAGGTGATTTTCATCCTAATTAACAGTTATTCAGAACCCACTTTCAAAACCTAAATGATTTAAATGTTCTAAATCCTTTTATAAGACTGTTTTTCCCTATAAAAAACTTCAgatattacatgaaaaatttgaaagagcTAAAATTATTTGACATTGCATGTGCGCGTAATATACCCATTaccaattttcaaaatgaatcaaGTAATGTCCTTCCACCTTGACAATGTTTTTAAACTGAAAGTAATGTGTATCATGTAGGGAGCCAAAGCAAAAATCTGGCAAAATTTTGCAAATCATACTGTCAGTTAACCACTGGACTTACTTCAACTAACTGAATTGGCAGACCAGAAGAAGGGAGAGACAGGTGATGCAGGTGAACATGGTGTGATTCAAGCCCACCATCAGTGCCCACTACACCCCGTCCCAGCCCAACAACGCACGGCCCACCCTTTGCAGCTCTGTTCCCATTGATAGAATCATTCTCCCCTTGAGCAAGGGAATCATTCCCTACTTTCTCTAGAATTCCCTCAGGTTTCCATTCAGGATCTTGCTTTCCTCCTTTACCACAGAAGATCAGGTCACTTTCGCCATAAAATGATGGCCAGGCATTGCCCATTGTGGAATACAATGGGATATCAAGTACTTTCTCAAAGAGCTCACCAGTGATTGGCAACTTATTCTCGAGCATTTGTCTGCAACAGAgaaaggataataaaattatttcaatggtttaCAATGATGAATCAAAACTACCTTACTAGTCAATGGAAATGCCTCTCTCAAGGAATGGCTTGGTAACAAACTTAACAATAAGAAATTAGAAATTGGCAACAGTAAATCCCCCTTTATGTAGTCCTGTAGTTTGTGCTTACTGACTTTTAACACAAGAAGATAAGGAAGtgccaatggggaacatgcatgaaatttgttcatcatgctggTGTCTCATTGAATAAACTATTTTCTCtagagtccaaatatataagccaaaactctcctagtactccacaaacgtcagtaaatgctaattaaaagtgcttgAATATCACTTGaaatcacgtgacctgaaacgccttctgacgtcatcgcacagtgcaccattcacttcgctaaggccgttttccaattcgcaattattcacccttcgtgcacttttcgatcgtcaacttacggatgtgacgacagcaagggtggatccaatcggcgagggcgcaagggaacgaagggtaagtgagcaagggagcgcggatgctccctcactaccttcccctcgtaggaagtggacgtcaaaatggcggcaatggaaaactcggaaatcttgaactggagttgtaattttttgtttattatgtgaagagagagcgtccaatccagaaaagtcaaaatactaagcagtctaaattacaaacgtaaataAACCGAGTAGTAgggtgaaattaattcttaaatcaaccacaagATGTCCTAACTCGACCCTGcacttcacatttcgttactgccaatagtttgcattatttccgttcacactttatggcgccagtagagcatttgtaagggaacagggtgcaagggagaaagggagcgAGGGAATGAGtacatactacgtggattggaaaacggcctaagaGAGctgagcggtagagccttgattgcaagatacagtagactctcgttaatacgaagaacattattacgaagcaaatccttggtcctgacgaaaaggccCATCCCAGCtgtagtaaaagaaacgttattacgtaattttcatttttacgaaattaccGTCCTAGTAATATCAGTCCCAGTCctggcagttacaaaatgaactttatcacaaagttccacgcataagcaacggcatttaggtgatTATTCACTACGATAAGTTTTTAATAATcgtgccacgtttaagttcttcacgtgtactgtgcccaagagagtcaattatggttctttgtTCAGTTTACATGCAACATCATATAGTAAGCTTCATTGCTGTGGAGTCATGGCGACCCACTCGTAactgctcgtaaattggacgtgcAGTCTTCCTCCGCACattccatttacaaaatttcagatATACGAGCCTTCAAccatggtttacagccaatcaCTGGTTGAAATTATGGACATGTGAATTATGAACATTGCatgacatttaagtgaaagttcgggttatccgtgttttccaattattcgtgccgtctctccccatcattagcccgtaAAATCTGGAGTGTACTGTACTTCATAttgcaaatgtgcaattattgccaTGGCTTTGCATGCAGTTGAATATGGCCTAAGGAGATTTCGTCACACACTGGCATGTTTAAGCCGTGACTAGCCAAGGTCATACTGGAGAAGAAGGGAATAGTACAATTAAAGGCAGcaagggaagtggaagtagagataccATGAGTCAAAGCCAGGCACTCACCGCCTGCGTAATCAATTTGCCGAATCCGTGGTTTACTATAATCGGTGCTGTGCGATGGTGTGATCTCGCACCCATTGCCTTCACGGGAGTTGCGAGCTCCTTTTTTCCAAGCACCGCAGTGTGCAATTGCACTCAGTGATCACGAATACGCGATTCACAGCAGTTGCATGTTAGGGAACTTGCACGAGATGTGACTATGCGGCGTGGTGCATGACAGTGTTGTTTCTGGCGTTGCGCAGTGGTTTCAAAGCATTCGCACAAACCATTTTTCTGAGTCTGTGAACTCGCAGCTATGGATACGTGGTTTAcagaaaccaggtattacacGGAGCAGTTGGAATGGTTGTCACGTTATGACCACTAAAAAGATCACGAGAAAACTCTTAATGATTCTGGAAAGCAACCTAAAATAGCAGAAAATGTGCGTAAATAATAACTGATTGTTTAATTTaggtaaatgatgaaaattacaagaaattaaagtgaacatttggattattcatgttttccgatTGTTCGTGTCACTCCTCCTCGTCATTGGCCCATATACAGTGGTACTTGGTTTGTACATTCTTCCTTAGTACATTTTCCTCCTaagtacggcgatttctctcggtcccagGACCATTCGAACAAagtaggtaaaaatatttggttagtACATTATAAAAAGTTGCACTTTCCTGGTTAGTATGCTCAATTGCTTGCCATGATGCAACCTGCAATTCCTTCTCCAGTATCTCCTTAAGGGTTGAAAACCTccaaattcatgatttaatttattattatcagccactgacattctcacattcattccacatctctcttTCAAAGactgtgatttatccaaatgcatttctcaattcttgtgacatcatgaataataaaatgcggccatttttcgggaatgtctgactatgcaaaactgtaggcaatgagaagccccaattttccccaccccaagctcctcaccttctgttgcctttggagttCCATACTCCGCACAAATTTTGCGAGCGGGCAGTTATTGCTACTGCACGAGTTATCATAGCCAGGTTAATTAACCTTTTctctactatacacgtatatatacatgtggacgtttcctgacccgggagacgatgGGTGTACATTTACGTGTGAGAATTTCCTGGCCAGGACCACGAAAGCTGTATATAtaagttttctagctctcccccttttagggcAATCGCAGGTTTAcctcgtctttgtctcgggacctaACCCtgtggggtttaggatttaccctcggaatccgggagcaggtaccagGACCCCTCgccttttattacccctcttagtggtaagggacagcggtcgtacaattgtttatccagtcagttttcaaaataaatattagttcacttctcataaaaaataaactaagaattgaattatttgtcttttgagctgcgtttaaaatttttaaacgaaattctacgataaatatttacttatatctcgagttatgtataaacatcaacatgaaaatcgttgctgcattaaatgcattaatattgaccttagaacttcctttaaaatttgacaatgctcagaaaaaaatgaggaattcaattcaaagtctgaaatttacgtgcaagcaacaattaagCATTTGCTAAATACGTATAAGCAATACATGCAAGTTGaccacgaaccaatgccgcaTGTATGGTCgcaaacccggaaaggagggagcacaactactctagaagtccgagataatgcggagtcccagtggggaggggtcgaaaaacgttccgcaagacccttcttaacgaatgtcctccaaaaatgctccgtatcacgagaaagaagagtctcttggggctcagtacagtaGTCATGCTAAGaggaaaactccgccgtctcaaaagggttaaattacaattgaaatggagagaaaatgaaTAGTGAAGCAGATTACAACTTTAAAAGATTGAAATTCTCGAGGAAGTGGACCGAAATCCGCTCTTAAAGCGAGTGGAATTAGCGCGAAGATTAAACATTCCTGCATCCACATTAAGCAAGATTGTAAGAAACCGCGAAAAAATCCTAAATCAAAAGCGAAAATGCATTCGTGATGGGAAATTTCCAGAATTGGAAGATGTTGTTCTTAAATGGTGCAAATAAGTGCGAAGTTCGAATGTGCCGTTCAATGGTTCCATTATTAAAGAAAAGGCAACACATTTGGCTGTGAAAATGGGCATTAAAAATTTCCATGCCTACAATGGCTGGATCGATGGTTTTAAAAAGAGACATGGATTAGTTTATACATGTGTGTGAGGTGTGGCAGCCAGTGTTAACCTTGATGTTgttgaaactttgaaaaatagAAGCCTGCCAAAGTTACTAGAAGGTGACAGCCCCGATGATATTTACAAGGCCAATTAAAGTGCTGTACTTATTACTTTATTACCAGATCGAACGTACACATTTAAAGGAGAAAAATGCCACAGTGGAAAATTAAACAAAGAGAAGCTGACAGTTTTGTTGAGCCACAATGAGAGTGGGACTGACAATATGATGCCCCCACTTATTGGAAAATCAAAACACCCAAGGAGTTTCAAGAACGTTCGAACTTTCCCCTGTCAGCACATAGCTAACACTTGAACACAACGCTAGCGTGGATGACAACCTCTATTTTTGAAACCTTTTTGCGTGGGTTTGATGCCAAACTGGGAGGAAATAATAgaaagattttactttttatcaatCAATGCGCTTCTCATTCCATCGATACCAGTTACCTAAGGAACATTCGGGTGGAATTCTTTCCAGCAAACACAACGAGTCACCTTGAGCCCCTTGATCAAGGCATCATCCAGTGTTTCAAgctaaaatacagaaaattacttGTGCAAAAGAGGCTGACAAACCTTCAATCAGCTGAGTGGAAGATAGATgttattcatggtaaaatagttctcggattATAGgccaatgtatgtgatgcaaaaaagttttagccaatgtttcagttcattttaaacatatcatcaataaatatgtgcaaagctaagccctgatgatagtttaaaataaactgaaacgtagGCTAAAaccttttttgcatcacatacctATACTCTATTGACCTATACTctgagaactattttaccatgagtTAAACGAGgtcaaaataagaagaaaaaaaaattgatgttattcATGCCATGCACTTTGTCAAATGTGCATGGGATTCCGTAACCAAAGAAAACATCACCAGTTGCTTTAAAGCTGCTGGATTTAATGGTATTCCAttaaacattgtgatttttattcacatggtattgtttttcaatgtagggctcattttcttgattttaaatgtgaaaagagttcaggaaggtgatcctacgagaactaccgatagtaattgtaattatgacgacttttccacagattgcaattaccccaacTGCTactatttactttcctcgttagcacgttttcctggttagtacgttcattttttgtggtcccttcagaaacgtactaaacaattTCTACTGTAATCAGAAGTGttctgtatattttttaaaggtcTTCTAGTTTCCATTCAAATGTATTGTGTacattaaaaggtatttaaaatactacttagaagtttattttcaaataccCACGTCTAAGGTATTTTTCATATCAAATATATTTGGAACTGTATTTTGTACTTTAAATACTCCTCTatctgtattttgcccagccctccATACGAGTAGCACAGTTTTCAATTGATTCAAACCCGGATTCCTCAATTtctggttgagtgctttagccagtcaagCAACTGAGGCATCTTTCTTTCCTGTGGAAATATAAGGACTAGCGATGGATCGGTTAATTTCATTACTACCATAATTTGATCAGCTCTAAATAAGCACTTCTAGTCcctgtaaaaacaaaaatttgactaaaaatagcACTCAAGAAATCATTCCTTACTTGACAGCTTCAGAAGACACCGTCAGAACATTTGGGACAGGAAACCCATTGAAGGGACCAGCTGACACGAGGGTATATGCGCCCATATCCTCAAAAACAATCCAATCACCAACTGTTAGGCGTGGTAGAAGTGCCTCTTCACAAACGCAATCCAGGCCATCACATGTAGGTCCCCAAATAGAGCTTAGGATTAACTTGCTGCCACTGTTTACCGGCTTCCATGCAAAAGAAATATACTACTTTAGTATCAATTTTTCATAGGAATATAACAGAAAAGACTATTACTTGACAGGTGAAAAGTTTAGCTaataattcatacaacaaaatgAGAAGTTTGAAGGTTTTCGACAAAATAATTACTGTTTTCTTTCCAAGAtcatatcttccaattttaataaattaatctgAATGCAAACTAGATATTAACTATAAAATTAACTAAATACAATGTTGACCTGattgaataacaaaatattaacTAGAATTGTGGAAAATATTCTCGATTTCATcagtcaaatgaaaatttatttattcattttagttTATCCACCAATCATCATCAATAACAGGACAAACCATAAATGTACCCAGTATTACTActgtttaaagaaaaattaaaagttcaGAAACCATTATTTACAGCAGGCCTTCACATAGTTGATATATTTTGACCTTGGTCCAAATATGTCTATTATACCTCTAATAGTATAAACTTTCTATTTATGCTTGTTTTGTCTTCATGTAAGTATTTGTGACAGAGATAAAAGCTTTTAAATTCGCATCACTTTCATTTTGAAACAGACAGAGCTCTGTGGGAAACTTGAGCTTCCAAGGGTTCCATAGGTAATAAGGTATGGGAATtgcatgtttgaggaatataacTTCGCagaagaaatgaaaaacatgctGTTCCTAATTCCTTACTATTTAATAAACACACAAGCATATTCCATGTTAGCACGTTAACCACTACATAAACATCCAAAAGGAAATTGGAAAAAGCATTGAACTTGGtgatgtttaaataaatattgtggaATTATCGCAAAGTGTACTATTTATCCCATCACACCATCATTCAACAAAATAGAACCTGTAAATGTATGAGTAATAGCACTGTAGATGTTCGCGATAAAGCATCATTTAAATACTTCACTACCACCATTGTGCTGAGGCCTCCTGTCCCCTGTTGATGCTGCCGATGCCGAAATCATGCCGCAATGGCAGACATAGAGCCCTCAGAATGACAGCAGTGACATAACACCTACACAAATTGACCACACCTCCTTACTAAGGCCAAAAAAGTGCCAttggatttttattaaatttgataacttttatctcaggAATGAAGCATTATTTAGCCCCCAGGTATTTTGCATTGTGCAAGATTTGTTATCCCCCATCACCCCTAATATTTAATCtgaaagtttttcattgaaattcgcACAGACTGCTCTGTAGGTACTGTATGCCAGGATGATTTATTCCGTGGCTGAGCACAGAAAATCACTAACTTGTAACGTCAATGTGagtcaaataaaaatcattaaaaaaaggcCCTCAGCTAGCCACTGTGCAGCAGTTCTTTTGATTAGCTTGCCATGGCATAAATTTTCCCTTGAGCAATGGATAAGATTTCCTGACTTCTTCCAGGCCCATTTCAACTCCCCTGGCTTTTCCCTTTCAGGTAAAAACTCAAatctaaaattattaaatggCCATGAACtaaatttcttgaaataaatttaGAGAAAAGGACTTAAGCTGATTACCTTCAATGGAATAGGAGTCACATGAGCATGGTCATAGAGTAAGTTTCCAAAACTACCATAAACACCATCATTAATGTAATACATGATGGATGGCTGCTGTTtggttattttttctccttctttacCAGCAACTTCATTCTTCTCAGGTAGACTGTTCCTTGAGGAACTCAAACTCTCAGCAACACTGGGTGGCAAAATAGATGGAGATTGTGGAGGGGGTTCCCTCAAAGAGTGGATATGAGTTGCCAAGGTATATGCTGAGGCGACAAAAAATCGCCCAGGTTCAGCAATCACATGAACCCCACAACCGTCAGGAAAAAACTCATCCAGAGCTCCATTCACCACATCAGCTATCTGTAATTTGATTTTCAAGCAATCAGTGAGAAACAACACGACGTAACGTTAAATCATCCTTATTACCAGAGCTTATTAGTTCTAATAATGAATAATGACCATTCCTATGAAAAATAATGTAGGAGCTAAGATACtatccatatttaaaaaatggtcatCTAACCATTCTCTAATCTCAAATTCCATTGCACCCAGCATATACTGGCAGCCAACATAGCTATAACATAGCATAAAGACTATGCACTAACACTTAAACTATGTAAGGTAAACAATAAGAATAGAATGCAACtagatattaaaaatagaatatgttACTCACATCATCAATAGATGAACCCTTATTTCCAGGAAATCCACCCCCAATATCTAGAAGTGTTAACTTCATGCCCAAAGTGGACTCTGCATGATCAAAGAGAGCACGGGCCCTTGCTATGGCACGGCGGAAAACAGGAGGATCACCACATCCAGATCCCACATGGAATGATATTCCTTCCACATGGAGCCCAAGAGATTTAGCCAAAGCCAGAAGTCTTGGGGCTTCCATTGTTGCCTCACAACCAAATTTCATTCCCAAAGGGCATTGCGCAACTTCTGAATCACATCGAATACGAAGAACCACCCTAAAATAGCAGAGTGACAAAGTCAAAAAATGTTATGGAAAACAGGACTGTACTACAGAGGAAAAAGGTACTTCCAAACTGCTCTAAATTAATTATtgccaaatatcataccatacacCTTTAGTGCTAGAGATGATTAATAGTTGAACAACCAAATAGATggtaaaaataatgtataaacGCGTGTAAGAGACACACCCCTACTTTGAGTATTGgagcattagaaaaaaatttgtgGTATTTTTATCCTATCGCGTGGTGTTGCATACTTATGTCTGGACTTCcaacagttatcaaaatttccactttcaatgctaaaaatttgaaggaatttttcagcaacatttacattataTACATGGGG encodes:
- the LOC124155510 gene encoding ornithine decarboxylase-like isoform X2, with protein sequence MSAASRKGYAFMFHEIYGRPSILWQFSLILKIKVSWVEMTQVLKMGVDSNRIIFANPAKPASHIRHAASLGVQLMTFDNEVELHKIRTLYSTARVVLRIRCDSEVAQCPLGMKFGCEATMEAPRLLALAKSLGLHVEGISFHVGSGCGDPPVFRRAIARARALFDHAESTLGMKLTLLDIGGGFPGNKGSSIDDIADVVNGALDEFFPDGCGVHVIAEPGRFFVASAYTLATHIHSLREPPPQSPSILPPSVAESLSSSRNSLPEKNEVAGKEGEKITKQQPSIMYYINDGVYGSFGNLLYDHAHVTPIPLKPVNSGSKLILSSIWGPTCDGLDCVCEEALLPRLTVGDWIVFEDMGAYTLVSAGPFNGFPVPNVLTVSSEAVKQMLENKLPITGELFEKVLDIPLYSTMGNAWPSFYGESDLIFCGKGGKQDPEWKPEGILEKVGNDSLAQGENDSINGNRAAKGGPCVVGLGRGVVGTDGGLESHHVHLHHLSLPSSGLPIQLVEVSPVVN
- the LOC124155510 gene encoding ornithine decarboxylase-like isoform X1, with product MQLIGKQLEEEPRIHVLDPGTDVWNVIRSIADSGVQEDAFYVCDMDDIVKKYEVWKQKLPRVYPHYAVKCNDNPLVLQVLAALGIGFDCASKVEMTQVLKMGVDSNRIIFANPAKPASHIRHAASLGVQLMTFDNEVELHKIRTLYSTARVVLRIRCDSEVAQCPLGMKFGCEATMEAPRLLALAKSLGLHVEGISFHVGSGCGDPPVFRRAIARARALFDHAESTLGMKLTLLDIGGGFPGNKGSSIDDIADVVNGALDEFFPDGCGVHVIAEPGRFFVASAYTLATHIHSLREPPPQSPSILPPSVAESLSSSRNSLPEKNEVAGKEGEKITKQQPSIMYYINDGVYGSFGNLLYDHAHVTPIPLKPVNSGSKLILSSIWGPTCDGLDCVCEEALLPRLTVGDWIVFEDMGAYTLVSAGPFNGFPVPNVLTVSSEAVKQMLENKLPITGELFEKVLDIPLYSTMGNAWPSFYGESDLIFCGKGGKQDPEWKPEGILEKVGNDSLAQGENDSINGNRAAKGGPCVVGLGRGVVGTDGGLESHHVHLHHLSLPSSGLPIQLVEVSPVVN